Proteins encoded together in one Mycobacterium noviomagense window:
- a CDS encoding ATP-dependent helicase — protein MTPTPRYSPSELACALGLLEPTAEQAAVIAAPPGPLVVIAGAGAGKTETMAARVVWLVANGYASPDQVLGLTFTRKAAGQLLRRVRSRLARLAGVGMATAGRAAQEPTAGPAVSTYHAFAGSLLREHGLLLPVESDSRLLSETELWQLAFDVVSGYRGELRTDKSPAAVTAMVLRLWSQLTEHLVDTDQLRDTHLELEQLVHTLPAGPYQRERGPSQWLLRLLATQTERAELVPLVDALHRRMLTEKVVDFGLQMASAARLASSFPQVGAQLRERYRVVLLDEYQDTGHAQRVALSTLFGGGVDDELALTAVGDPIQSIYGWRGASATNLPRFATDFPRSDGSPAPILELRTSWRNPPRILHLANAVSAEARRRSVAVRALRARPDAPPGAVRVALLSDVQAEREWIADHLHRLYQRCRVGGVAAPTVAVLVRRNADAAPMADVLRARGVPVEVVGLAGLLSIPEVADVVATLRLVADPTAGAAAMRVLTGPRWRLGARDIAALWRRAQELGGHPQRGPALTAEQLAAESGPDADSACLADAISDPGPAGEYSAPGYQRILALADELAGLRGHLDHPLPELVAEVRRVLGVDCEARALQPSRAEWAGAEHLDAFADVVSAYAERAVTSPALCPASVAGLLAYLDTAAVVENGLPPAQLTVAADRVQVLTVHAAKGLEWQVVAVPHLSAGVFASTASTRTWLTDPADLPPLLRGDRASAGAHGVPVLDTSDVTNRKQLSDTISAHRRQLEQRRVDEERRLLYVAITRAEDTLLVSGHHWGATGIKPRGPSDFLCELKDVVDRSAAAGEPCGVVEQWAPPPATGEPNPLRDTVIEAVWPADPLGARRRDVERGAALVAAAMSADAPTGADITQWVADVDALLAERTRDPQQPAAALPNQLSVSDVVELGRNPSAARQRLTRRLPARPEPHTLLGSAFHDWVQRFYGAERLFDLDDLPGADTGAAQADAEELAALQAAFTRSPLAARTPVAVEVPFEMAIGETVVRGRIDAVFADPDGGATVVDWKTGEPPDGPEAMRQAAVQLAVYRLAWAGLQGCPESAVRAAFHYVRTGVTVEPEVLAGPEELAGLVTDTSV, from the coding sequence GTGACGCCGACGCCGCGCTACAGTCCAAGCGAATTAGCCTGTGCCCTAGGTCTTTTGGAGCCGACTGCCGAGCAGGCCGCGGTGATCGCCGCGCCGCCGGGTCCGCTGGTGGTCATCGCCGGGGCCGGTGCGGGCAAAACCGAGACCATGGCCGCGCGGGTGGTGTGGCTGGTCGCCAACGGTTATGCCTCGCCCGATCAGGTGTTGGGGTTGACGTTCACCCGCAAGGCCGCCGGTCAGCTGCTGCGCCGGGTCCGGTCGCGGCTGGCCCGGCTGGCCGGAGTCGGTATGGCAACCGCAGGCCGGGCAGCCCAGGAGCCGACCGCGGGACCGGCGGTCAGCACGTACCATGCGTTCGCCGGTTCGCTGCTGCGCGAACATGGCCTGTTGCTGCCGGTCGAATCCGACTCCCGGCTGCTCAGCGAGACCGAGTTGTGGCAGCTCGCCTTTGACGTGGTCAGCGGTTACCGCGGCGAGTTGCGCACGGACAAGAGTCCGGCCGCAGTAACTGCGATGGTGCTGCGGCTGTGGAGTCAGCTCACCGAGCATCTCGTCGACACCGATCAGCTGCGCGACACCCATCTGGAGTTAGAACAGCTGGTTCACACCCTGCCGGCCGGTCCATACCAGCGGGAGCGGGGCCCCAGTCAGTGGCTGTTGCGGTTGCTGGCCACGCAGACCGAGCGCGCGGAGTTGGTGCCGCTGGTTGACGCGCTGCACCGGCGGATGCTCACCGAGAAGGTGGTCGACTTCGGTTTGCAGATGGCCTCAGCGGCGCGGCTGGCATCGAGCTTCCCCCAAGTCGGTGCGCAGTTGCGCGAACGCTATCGGGTGGTGCTGCTCGACGAATACCAGGACACCGGGCACGCCCAGCGCGTCGCGTTGTCGACGCTGTTCGGTGGCGGGGTCGACGACGAACTGGCGCTGACGGCCGTCGGCGACCCAATCCAGTCGATCTACGGCTGGCGCGGTGCCTCCGCGACCAACCTGCCGCGGTTCGCCACCGACTTTCCCCGATCCGACGGCAGCCCCGCGCCGATCCTCGAGTTGCGCACAAGCTGGCGCAACCCGCCGAGAATCCTTCACTTGGCCAACGCCGTTTCCGCAGAAGCGCGGCGCCGCTCGGTCGCCGTGCGAGCCCTTCGCGCGCGCCCAGACGCCCCGCCGGGCGCAGTCCGCGTCGCCTTGCTGTCCGACGTGCAAGCTGAACGCGAGTGGATCGCCGACCATCTGCACCGCCTCTACCAGCGCTGCCGCGTCGGCGGCGTTGCAGCGCCGACCGTCGCGGTCCTGGTCCGGCGCAATGCCGACGCCGCGCCGATGGCCGATGTGCTGCGTGCCCGCGGCGTCCCGGTGGAAGTGGTAGGACTGGCCGGGCTGCTGTCCATTCCCGAGGTGGCCGACGTGGTGGCGACGCTGCGGTTGGTTGCCGACCCGACCGCCGGGGCGGCGGCGATGCGGGTGCTGACCGGTCCGCGGTGGCGACTCGGGGCCCGCGACATCGCGGCGTTGTGGCGGCGCGCGCAAGAACTTGGCGGCCACCCGCAGCGCGGGCCGGCCTTGACGGCCGAGCAGCTCGCCGCGGAGTCCGGACCCGATGCCGACAGCGCATGCCTGGCCGACGCGATCAGCGACCCGGGCCCAGCCGGCGAGTATTCGGCGCCCGGATATCAGCGCATCCTCGCGTTGGCCGACGAACTGGCCGGACTGCGCGGCCACCTGGATCACCCGCTACCGGAGCTGGTCGCCGAGGTGCGGCGAGTGCTGGGCGTCGACTGCGAGGCCCGCGCGTTGCAGCCGAGTCGCGCCGAGTGGGCCGGTGCCGAGCATCTCGACGCGTTCGCCGATGTCGTCTCGGCGTATGCGGAGCGGGCCGTCACGTCGCCGGCCCTCTGCCCGGCTTCGGTGGCCGGTCTGCTGGCCTACCTGGATACGGCTGCGGTCGTCGAAAACGGATTACCGCCCGCGCAGCTCACCGTCGCCGCAGACCGCGTCCAAGTGCTCACGGTGCACGCCGCGAAGGGTTTGGAGTGGCAGGTGGTGGCCGTGCCGCACCTGTCGGCCGGCGTGTTTGCCTCCACCGCGTCGACACGCACCTGGCTCACCGACCCCGCCGACCTGCCGCCGCTGCTGCGCGGCGACCGGGCGTCGGCTGGCGCACACGGCGTCCCCGTCCTGGACACGTCGGACGTCACCAACCGAAAGCAGTTGTCCGACACGATCTCCGCGCATCGCCGCCAACTCGAGCAACGCCGCGTCGACGAAGAGCGTCGGCTGCTGTATGTGGCCATCACCCGAGCCGAAGACACCCTGCTGGTATCGGGCCATCACTGGGGGGCGACCGGCATCAAACCACGCGGACCGTCGGACTTCCTCTGCGAACTCAAGGACGTCGTCGACCGGTCGGCCGCCGCCGGCGAGCCCTGCGGAGTGGTGGAACAGTGGGCCCCACCACCCGCCACGGGAGAACCGAACCCCTTGCGCGACACGGTGATTGAAGCAGTCTGGCCCGCTGACCCGCTGGGCGCGCGCCGTCGCGACGTCGAGCGGGGAGCGGCGCTGGTGGCCGCGGCGATGTCAGCGGACGCGCCGACGGGCGCCGACATCACCCAGTGGGTGGCCGACGTCGATGCCCTGCTTGCCGAGCGGACACGCGACCCGCAGCAACCCGCTGCGGCGCTGCCCAACCAGTTGTCGGTCAGCGATGTGGTGGAGCTGGGCCGCAACCCGAGCGCCGCGCGGCAGCGGCTGACCCGGCGGCTACCGGCACGGCCCGAGCCACATACCTTGCTGGGCAGCGCATTTCACGACTGGGTCCAGCGGTTCTACGGCGCTGAGCGGCTCTTCGACCTCGACGACCTGCCAGGCGCCGACACTGGCGCCGCACAGGCCGACGCCGAGGAGCTGGCTGCGTTACAGGCGGCGTTCACCCGGTCACCGTTGGCGGCGCGCACCCCGGTCGCGGTCGAAGTGCCGTTCGAAATGGCCATCGGCGAGACCGTGGTGCGTGGCCGCATCGACGCGGTGTTCGCCGACCCAGATGGTGGGGCCACCGTGGTGGACTGGAAGACCGGTGAACCACCGGACGGGCCGGAGGCCATGCGGCAGGCCGCGGTCCAGCTCGCCGTCTACCGGCTGGCGTGGGCGGGCTTGCAGGGCTGTCCGGAATCCGCGGTCCGCGCGGCCTTCCACTACGTGCGCACCGGAGTCACCGTCGAACCGGAGGTGCTGGCGGGACCGGAGGAGCTGGCCGGGCTGGTGACCGACACCTCGGTGTAG
- a CDS encoding potassium channel family protein, protein MAMAKDRLAGLDDTLTARPGHALVGVLRIPESPVSPVRIIVRRVVIAVVVLLAAAVIVYLGRGGYRDLKGGPLTFLDAVYYATVSLSTTGYGDITPITEYSRLVNVVVMTPLRIAFLAVLVGTTLEVLSERSRQGWKIQRWRSRVRNHTVVIGYGTKGKTAVAAMLSDEAAPSDIVVVDTDQAALDHASAAGLVTVHGDATKADVLRLAGAQHAASIVVAANRDDTAALVTLTAREIAPKAKVVASIREAENQHLLQQSGADSVVVSSETAGRLLGIATTTPSVVEMIEDLLTPEAGFAIAEREVEQSEVGGSARHLRDIVLGVVRDGNLLRVDAPEVDAIEATDRLLYIRSAGH, encoded by the coding sequence ATGGCCATGGCGAAAGATAGGTTGGCCGGTCTCGATGACACGCTGACCGCCCGACCCGGGCATGCATTGGTCGGCGTGTTGCGAATTCCGGAAAGCCCTGTCAGCCCGGTGCGCATCATCGTGCGCCGGGTCGTCATCGCCGTGGTGGTATTGCTCGCCGCCGCTGTGATCGTCTATCTGGGCCGCGGCGGCTACCGCGACCTGAAGGGCGGCCCGCTGACCTTCCTGGACGCCGTGTACTACGCCACGGTGTCGCTGTCCACCACCGGTTACGGCGACATCACGCCCATCACCGAATACAGCCGCCTGGTCAACGTCGTGGTCATGACGCCGCTGCGAATCGCGTTCCTGGCCGTGTTGGTCGGCACGACGCTCGAGGTTCTCTCCGAGCGGTCGCGGCAGGGATGGAAGATCCAGCGTTGGAGGAGCAGAGTGCGCAACCACACCGTCGTCATCGGCTACGGCACCAAAGGCAAGACCGCGGTCGCCGCCATGCTCAGCGACGAAGCGGCACCCAGCGACATCGTCGTCGTCGACACCGACCAAGCCGCCCTGGACCACGCGTCGGCCGCTGGCCTGGTCACTGTGCACGGTGACGCGACCAAAGCCGATGTGCTGCGCTTAGCAGGGGCGCAGCATGCAGCCTCAATCGTCGTGGCCGCCAACCGTGACGACACCGCCGCGCTGGTCACCCTTACGGCGCGAGAGATCGCGCCGAAGGCCAAGGTCGTCGCCTCGATCCGGGAAGCCGAGAACCAGCACTTGCTGCAGCAATCAGGCGCGGACTCGGTGGTGGTGTCCTCGGAGACTGCCGGCCGATTGCTCGGCATCGCCACGACCACGCCCAGTGTCGTGGAAATGATCGAGGACCTCCTCACGCCGGAGGCGGGGTTCGCTATCGCTGAACGCGAAGTCGAGCAGAGCGAGGTGGGCGGGTCGGCGCGGCACCTGCGCGACATCGTGCTCGGCGTGGTTCGCGACGGCAATCTGCTGCGTGTCGACGCCCCCGAGGTGGACGCGATCGAGGCCACCGACCGGCTGTTGTACATCCGCAGCGCGGGTCACTAG
- the nudC gene encoding NAD(+) diphosphatase yields MADFQLRSVPLLSRVGADRADHVRTDVQAAIAGWAEAAVLRVDSRNQVLVANGRVLFDAATALGDKPPRDAVFLGRIHGGRHVWAIRSPLQAPDDADVRVADLRRGGQLFDDLSAQLVSCATALLNWHDSARFSPVDGTPTQPARSGWARINPLTGQEEFPRIDPAVICLVHDGGDRAVLARQAVWPERRFSLLAGFVEAGESFELCVVREVREEIGLTVRDVRYLGSQPWPFPRSLMVGFHAIGDPDQSFSFNDGEIAEAEWFTRDEVRDSLDAGDWTSASESKLLLPGSVSIARQIIESWAARD; encoded by the coding sequence GTGGCCGACTTTCAGCTGCGCAGCGTTCCGCTGCTGTCTCGAGTGGGCGCCGACCGAGCCGATCACGTGCGCACCGACGTCCAAGCCGCCATTGCAGGTTGGGCGGAAGCCGCTGTGCTGCGGGTCGATTCACGCAATCAGGTGCTCGTCGCCAACGGCCGAGTGCTCTTCGACGCAGCAACCGCGCTGGGCGACAAGCCGCCACGCGATGCGGTGTTCCTCGGCCGCATCCACGGCGGCCGCCACGTCTGGGCGATCCGGAGCCCGCTGCAGGCGCCCGACGACGCCGACGTACGCGTGGCCGACCTGCGCCGAGGGGGGCAGCTGTTCGACGACCTCAGCGCCCAGCTGGTGTCGTGCGCCACCGCATTGCTGAATTGGCATGACAGCGCGCGCTTTTCGCCCGTGGACGGCACGCCGACCCAGCCCGCCAGGAGCGGCTGGGCCCGAATCAACCCGCTCACCGGACAAGAGGAGTTTCCGCGCATCGACCCCGCGGTGATCTGCCTCGTCCACGACGGCGGGGACCGCGCCGTGCTCGCCCGCCAGGCGGTCTGGCCGGAGCGCCGGTTTTCGTTGCTGGCCGGATTCGTCGAAGCCGGCGAGTCGTTCGAGCTCTGTGTCGTCAGAGAAGTCCGCGAGGAAATCGGGTTGACTGTGCGCGATGTGCGCTACCTGGGCAGCCAGCCGTGGCCGTTTCCGCGCTCGCTGATGGTAGGTTTCCACGCCATCGGCGACCCCGATCAATCGTTCTCGTTCAACGACGGCGAGATCGCCGAAGCCGAGTGGTTCACCCGCGACGAAGTACGCGATTCGCTGGACGCCGGTGACTGGACAAGTGCTTCGGAGTCCAAACTCCTTCTGCCGGGGTCGGTTTCGATCGCCCGCCAGATCATCGAGTCGTGGGCAGCCCGGGACTGA
- the mrx1 gene encoding mycoredoxin Mrx1 has product MTDALTAPLTIYTTSWCGYCHRLKTVLKTAGISYDEVDIEQDPAAAEFVGSVNGGNRTVPTVKFADGSTLTNPGVGEVKAKLADLSG; this is encoded by the coding sequence ATGACTGATGCTCTTACGGCTCCGCTCACGATTTATACGACGTCGTGGTGTGGGTACTGCCATCGGCTCAAGACCGTGTTGAAGACTGCCGGCATCTCCTACGACGAGGTCGATATCGAACAAGACCCTGCAGCGGCGGAGTTCGTCGGTTCGGTCAATGGCGGCAACCGGACCGTTCCCACCGTCAAGTTCGCTGACGGGTCGACGCTGACCAACCCCGGTGTCGGCGAGGTCAAGGCCAAGCTCGCCGATCTGAGCGGTTAG
- a CDS encoding ATP-dependent DNA helicase UvrD2 — MPVTADPLIAGLDDEQREAVLAPRGPVCVLAGAGTGKTRTITHRIAHLVADGHVAAGQVLAVTFTQRAAGEMRSRLRALDAAAQTGAKVGAVQALTFHAAAHRQLRYFWPRVVGDRGWQLLDTKFAVVARAANRSGLQTTTDDVRDLAGEIEWAKASLISPEQYPSAVAQAGRDIPLSAAQVAAVYEAYESLKTRGDGVALLDFDDLLLHTAAAIENDAAVAEEFRDRYRCFVVDEYQDVTPLQQRVLSAWLGDRDDLTVVGDANQTIYSFTGATPRYLLDFSRRFPEATVVRLERDYRSTPQVVSLANRVIAAARGRMAGSKLHLTGQRDPGPSPSFHEYPDEVAEAAAVAASISKLIEAGTPAAEIAVLYRINAQSEVYEEALTEAGIPYQIRGGEGFFSRQEIKQALLALQRAADRGAEGELPQLVRGLLEPLGLTAQPPAGTRARERWEALTALAELVDDEVAQRPQLDLPGLLAELRVRADARHPPVVQGVTLASLHAAKGLEWDAVFLVGLTDGTLPISHALAHGADSEPVEEERRLFYVGITRARVHLALSWARARNPGGRQSRKPSRFLNGIAPQTDADTTPAKPRRARGAAPRCRICNGVLTTPAAVLLRRCETCPGDLDEALLQRLKDWRLRTAKDMKVPAYIVFTDNTLTAIAEMRPADEAALVAIPGIGARKLEQFGPDVLELVRNGSQ, encoded by the coding sequence ATGCCGGTGACTGCAGACCCGTTGATCGCCGGCCTTGACGACGAGCAACGCGAGGCAGTGCTGGCACCGCGCGGACCGGTGTGTGTGCTGGCCGGGGCCGGAACGGGCAAGACACGCACCATCACCCACCGGATCGCGCACCTGGTCGCCGACGGCCACGTCGCTGCCGGCCAGGTGCTGGCGGTCACGTTTACCCAGCGTGCCGCGGGGGAGATGCGCTCGCGGCTGCGCGCACTCGACGCCGCCGCCCAGACCGGCGCCAAGGTCGGTGCCGTGCAGGCGCTGACGTTTCACGCCGCCGCGCATCGCCAGCTGCGGTACTTCTGGCCGCGGGTCGTCGGAGACCGGGGCTGGCAGCTGCTGGACACCAAGTTCGCAGTCGTCGCCCGCGCCGCCAACCGAAGCGGGCTGCAGACCACCACCGACGACGTGCGTGACCTCGCGGGCGAAATCGAGTGGGCCAAGGCGTCGCTGATCAGCCCCGAGCAGTACCCGTCGGCGGTGGCGCAGGCCGGCCGGGACATCCCGCTGTCTGCCGCGCAAGTCGCGGCCGTGTACGAGGCCTACGAGAGCCTCAAGACCCGCGGCGACGGGGTGGCTCTGCTCGACTTCGACGACCTGCTGCTGCACACCGCGGCCGCCATCGAAAACGACGCCGCGGTCGCGGAGGAATTCCGCGACCGCTACCGCTGCTTCGTCGTCGACGAATACCAGGACGTGACGCCGCTGCAGCAGCGGGTGCTCTCAGCATGGCTGGGCGATCGCGACGACTTGACCGTCGTCGGTGACGCCAACCAGACCATCTACTCGTTCACCGGGGCCACGCCGCGCTACCTGCTCGACTTCTCGCGGCGATTCCCCGAAGCCACCGTGGTCCGACTGGAGCGGGACTATCGGTCCACCCCGCAGGTGGTGTCGCTGGCGAATCGGGTGATCGCCGCGGCCCGCGGCCGGATGGCGGGCAGCAAGCTGCATTTGACCGGGCAGCGCGACCCCGGCCCCAGCCCGTCGTTTCACGAATACCCCGACGAGGTCGCCGAGGCCGCGGCAGTGGCGGCGTCGATATCGAAGCTCATCGAGGCCGGCACGCCCGCTGCGGAGATCGCGGTGCTGTATCGCATCAACGCGCAGTCGGAGGTTTACGAGGAGGCTTTGACCGAGGCGGGCATCCCGTACCAGATTCGCGGTGGCGAAGGGTTCTTCAGCCGCCAGGAGATCAAGCAGGCGTTGCTGGCCCTGCAGCGAGCAGCGGACCGCGGCGCTGAAGGCGAGCTGCCGCAGCTGGTGCGCGGCCTGCTCGAACCACTAGGGCTCACGGCGCAGCCACCGGCCGGCACGCGGGCCCGCGAACGCTGGGAGGCCCTGACCGCGCTGGCCGAACTGGTCGACGACGAGGTGGCGCAACGCCCGCAGCTGGATCTGCCGGGTCTACTGGCCGAACTTCGCGTGCGCGCCGACGCCCGCCACCCGCCGGTGGTGCAAGGCGTCACGCTGGCGTCCCTGCACGCCGCGAAGGGACTGGAGTGGGACGCGGTGTTTTTGGTCGGTTTGACCGACGGCACCCTGCCCATCTCGCATGCGCTGGCCCACGGCGCCGATAGCGAACCGGTCGAAGAGGAACGCCGACTGTTCTACGTGGGAATCACCCGGGCGCGTGTGCATTTGGCGCTGAGCTGGGCGAGGGCCCGCAATCCCGGCGGGCGGCAGAGCCGCAAGCCGTCGCGGTTCCTCAACGGCATCGCACCGCAGACGGATGCCGACACGACGCCGGCCAAGCCGCGGCGGGCTCGCGGTGCTGCGCCGCGGTGCCGGATCTGCAATGGCGTGCTGACCACCCCGGCGGCGGTGCTGTTACGTCGTTGCGAGACATGCCCCGGCGATCTCGACGAGGCATTGCTGCAGCGGCTCAAGGACTGGAGGCTGCGCACCGCCAAGGACATGAAGGTTCCCGCTTATATCGTCTTCACCGACAACACGCTGACCGCGATCGCCGAGATGCGGCCCGCCGACGAGGCGGCGCTGGTCGCAATCCCCGGCATCGGTGCCCGCAAGCTTGAGCAGTTCGGGCCCGATGTCCTGGAGCTAGTCCGCAACGGCAGCCAATAG
- a CDS encoding WhiB family transcriptional regulator — MSTLTVGEETRPELPCNRDPDLWFADSPADLERAKALCAHCPIRRRCLAEALERAEPWGVWGGQILERGTIVSSKRPRGRPRKEVVAA; from the coding sequence ATGTCGACCCTGACCGTCGGCGAAGAGACCCGGCCGGAGTTGCCGTGTAATCGCGACCCCGACTTGTGGTTCGCCGACAGCCCAGCCGATCTCGAGCGAGCCAAGGCGCTCTGCGCGCATTGCCCCATCCGGCGTCGGTGCCTGGCCGAGGCGCTGGAACGCGCCGAGCCGTGGGGTGTGTGGGGCGGTCAGATCCTCGAGCGCGGAACGATTGTGAGCAGCAAGCGGCCCCGCGGACGTCCGCGCAAGGAGGTCGTCGCCGCCTGA
- a CDS encoding macrolide-binding ATPase MABP-1 produces MDDGSVTDIKRGRAARNARLAGLSVGIAGRTALGFGKRLTGKSQDEVNAELMEKAANQLFTVLGELKGGAMKAGQALSVMEAAIPEEFGQPYREALTKLQKDAPPLPAHKVHRVLDAQLGTKWRQRFIDFNDTPVASASIGQVHKAVWHDGREVAVKIQYPGADEALRADLKTLRRMTGVVKQLAPGVDVQGIVDELISRTEMELDYRLEANNQRAFAKAYHDDPHFVVPHVVASAPKVVIQEWIDGIPMAEIIRNGTVEQRDLMGTRLAEFTFDAPRRLEMIHGDAHPGNFMLLADDRMGVIDFGAVAPLPGGFPVELGMTIRLAREKNYDLLLPTMEKAGFIQKGQHVSVRDIDDMLRQYVEPIQVEVFHYTRKWLQRMTARQIDQSVTQIKTVRQLDLPAKLAIPMRVIASVGAILCQLDAHVPMKALSEELIPGFAEPDTAVV; encoded by the coding sequence ATGGATGATGGATCTGTGACAGACATCAAACGTGGGCGCGCGGCCCGGAATGCGAGGCTGGCCGGCCTGTCGGTCGGCATCGCCGGCCGCACCGCGCTCGGGTTCGGCAAGCGACTGACCGGCAAGTCGCAAGACGAAGTCAACGCCGAGTTGATGGAAAAGGCCGCCAACCAGCTGTTCACCGTGCTAGGTGAGCTCAAGGGCGGCGCGATGAAGGCCGGCCAGGCGCTGTCGGTGATGGAAGCCGCGATCCCCGAGGAGTTCGGCCAGCCGTATCGCGAAGCGCTCACCAAACTGCAGAAGGACGCTCCGCCGCTGCCGGCCCACAAGGTCCATCGGGTGCTCGACGCGCAGCTGGGCACCAAGTGGCGCCAGCGATTCATCGACTTCAACGACACCCCGGTGGCCTCGGCCAGCATCGGGCAGGTGCACAAAGCGGTGTGGCACGACGGCCGCGAGGTTGCCGTCAAGATTCAGTACCCGGGTGCCGACGAAGCGTTGCGGGCCGACTTGAAGACATTGCGGCGCATGACCGGAGTGGTCAAGCAGCTTGCTCCGGGCGTGGACGTTCAAGGCATCGTCGACGAGCTGATCTCGCGCACCGAGATGGAACTGGACTATCGGCTGGAGGCCAACAACCAGCGCGCGTTCGCCAAGGCCTATCACGACGACCCGCACTTCGTGGTGCCGCACGTCGTTGCCAGCGCGCCCAAGGTGGTGATCCAGGAGTGGATCGACGGCATTCCGATGGCCGAGATCATCCGCAACGGCACAGTCGAACAACGCGACCTGATGGGCACCCGGCTGGCTGAGTTCACCTTCGACGCGCCGCGGCGCCTGGAGATGATCCACGGCGATGCTCACCCCGGCAATTTCATGTTGTTGGCCGATGACCGGATGGGTGTCATCGACTTTGGCGCGGTGGCACCGCTGCCCGGTGGTTTTCCCGTCGAGCTGGGTATGACGATCCGGTTGGCCCGCGAGAAGAACTACGACCTGCTGTTACCGACGATGGAGAAGGCCGGCTTTATACAGAAGGGTCAGCACGTGTCGGTGCGCGACATCGACGACATGCTGCGCCAGTACGTCGAACCGATCCAGGTCGAGGTCTTCCACTACACGCGCAAATGGCTGCAGCGGATGACGGCACGCCAGATCGACCAGTCGGTGACCCAGATCAAGACGGTGCGGCAGCTGGATCTGCCGGCCAAATTGGCGATCCCGATGCGGGTGATCGCGTCGGTGGGCGCGATCCTGTGTCAGCTGGACGCGCATGTGCCGATGAAGGCGCTGTCCGAGGAGCTGATCCCCGGCTTCGCCGAACCGGACACGGCAGTGGTCTAG
- a CDS encoding cyclodehydratase, producing the protein MPVLLRPDGAVQVGWDPRRAVLVRPPRGLTAGGLAALLRSMQSRISLTELQRQAADHGLADAYELAGLIAQLVGAGVATQRRPQRRGRSPSIQVHGRGPLSDLLSEGLRCSGARIRRSSQPHAAPTAGRTDLVVLSDYLVADPRMLRDLHSDGVPHLPVRVRDGVGLVGPLVIPGMTSCLGCADLHRRDRDAAWPAVAAQLRDTVGAADPATLMGTAALALSQVNRVIGAVRGIDPPDPSPPAALNATLEFDLNAGSIVARHWSRHPMCSC; encoded by the coding sequence ATGCCGGTGCTGTTGCGTCCCGACGGTGCCGTGCAAGTGGGTTGGGACCCACGACGGGCAGTGCTGGTACGCCCGCCGCGCGGGCTGACGGCTGGAGGGCTCGCCGCGCTGCTGCGATCCATGCAATCGCGGATATCGCTGACCGAGCTGCAACGGCAAGCCGCCGACCACGGTCTGGCGGATGCCTACGAGCTTGCCGGGTTGATCGCCCAACTCGTCGGCGCCGGCGTGGCGACGCAGCGTCGCCCGCAACGCAGGGGACGGTCGCCGTCGATCCAGGTGCACGGCCGCGGGCCGCTGTCGGACCTGCTAAGTGAAGGTTTGCGCTGCTCGGGTGCGCGTATTCGGCGCAGCAGCCAGCCGCACGCGGCGCCGACCGCCGGGCGCACCGACCTGGTGGTGCTGTCCGACTACCTGGTCGCCGACCCACGGATGCTGCGCGATTTGCACAGCGACGGCGTCCCGCATCTACCGGTCCGGGTGCGCGACGGAGTGGGCCTGGTCGGTCCGCTGGTGATACCCGGGATGACCAGTTGTCTCGGTTGCGCGGACTTACACCGGCGTGACCGCGACGCCGCGTGGCCAGCGGTCGCCGCGCAGCTGCGTGACACCGTCGGCGCCGCCGATCCAGCAACGCTGATGGGCACGGCAGCGCTCGCGCTGAGCCAGGTCAACCGGGTGATCGGGGCCGTGCGCGGCATAGACCCGCCCGACCCAAGCCCACCGGCGGCGCTGAACGCGACGCTGGAATTCGATCTGAACGCCGGCTCGATTGTGGCGCGGCACTGGTCCAGGCACCCAATGTGTTCCTGTTGA